The DNA window CCTTGTAATTGTTTTTTAAGAACTATGGTATCTTCTTGTGTTTGTCATGCTAGGGTCGGTCCTTGTGAATGTGTAAGTAGAAGCGTTTCTTTAGTTTGTAATTGTGATTTGAGAACTGGTCCTTGTGATTGTGTTTCTAGAACTTCGTTTTTGGCTTGTAATTGTAATATTAGAGATGCTTGTGATTGCGTTTCTACTTGGAATGAATCATGTGATTGTGACTCAAGAGGAGTTTGTGATTGCGTGACCAGAATTTCTACTTGTGATTGTGTAGCTAGAGGATTGACATATTGAATAAATATGAAGATATTCGTCCATTTGGTGCTTATTCACTGCTTGTGACTGAAAATTGTAATTTAGCTTGTAAATATTGTTATGAAAGATGTAATGGTGGAGTTGGTCATACCAATAGTAGAATGACAAAAGAAGTTGCAAAAAAAGCAGTTGAATTTATGTTTGATCAAGTAGCAAATGAACGAAATCCAAGAGTAACTATAAGCTTCTTTGGTGGTGAACCTACTCTAGAAATGGATATTATTGATTTTGTTTGTACTTATGGAAAAGAATTATCAAAATCAAGAAATATCTCATTTGGAGTAGGTATTATCACAAATGCAACTTGCATGAATGAAAAAGCATATAACATATTTAAAAAACATCTAGATATTTTTGAATCTTGTCAATTATCAATTGATGGGCCAGAAGATATACAAGATGAAAATAGAGTAACCAAAGCCGGAAAAGGAAGTTTTTATTTAATTCAAAAATATATTAAACATTGGAAAGAATTATTTAAACAAAAATTAAACATTCATGGTGTTTTAAATAAAGATACAATTCCAGAATTATATAATAGTTATTTATTTTTTAGAGAAAAATGGGATGTAGAACGCCTTTGGTTTATTCCTGCTAAAGATGAAAGATATACTGAAGAAGATGTAGAAAAATATTCTAATGAATTAAATAAAGTTTATGAATATGTAATGGAATATACCAGAAAAAATAATAACACAAGAGAAATTTCAAATTACGCACCACTAGATAGATCATTAAGAATGGGTGGAAAGCCAGGAAAACCATGTGGCGCTGGTGATAATTATTGTTCAATAACAGCAACTGGTGAAATCTATCCATGTCATCATATGTATTTTATTGATAATGATTCAGAAACAAAATTAGGTTCTATTTATGATGGGGTGGATTTATCAAAAAAAGCTTTGTGGGCTTTTTATGATTCTTCTGATTTGAAAGGATGTGAAAATTGTGATCATCCATCTTGTTATAGATGCATTGCAGAAAATTTAGAACAAAATGGGACTCCATTTGTTCAAATTACTGGATTACATTGTTCATTTATGAAAGTTGATTTATTCTATCAAAATAAGATTAGAGAGGAGTTAATTCAAATGGGTTTGATGCAAAAACCAAATGATAATAATTGTCAGAATAATGTAAGAGATTGTGTAGGAAAACAAGGCGATTGCCCAATTGTTACTAGTGTT is part of the Ignavibacteriota bacterium genome and encodes:
- a CDS encoding 4Fe-4S cluster-binding domain-containing protein, with the protein product MNKYEDIRPFGAYSLLVTENCNLACKYCYERCNGGVGHTNSRMTKEVAKKAVEFMFDQVANERNPRVTISFFGGEPTLEMDIIDFVCTYGKELSKSRNISFGVGIITNATCMNEKAYNIFKKHLDIFESCQLSIDGPEDIQDENRVTKAGKGSFYLIQKYIKHWKELFKQKLNIHGVLNKDTIPELYNSYLFFREKWDVERLWFIPAKDERYTEEDVEKYSNELNKVYEYVMEYTRKNNNTREISNYAPLDRSLRMGGKPGKPCGAGDNYCSITATGEIYPCHHMYFIDNDSETKLGSIYDGVDLSKKALWAFYDSSDLKGCENCDHPSCYRCIAENLEQNGTPFVQITGLHCSFMKVDLFYQNKIREELIQMGLMQKPNDNNCQNNVRDCVGKQGDCPIVTSVEECKFDRNKSQNNPASNNVRDFNQVDSTQLPQNTNSKSKSNCGSGNCKSNDINKETLKAELDDIIGKLVNLYNKLS